A region of Equus przewalskii isolate Varuska chromosome 29, EquPr2, whole genome shotgun sequence DNA encodes the following proteins:
- the LOC139080181 gene encoding sterile alpha motif domain-containing protein 1-like, with the protein MRGDEPAAGAVAALPAAALRGNTKGGGGRRRQVPGRPEVCPAAAPLRAPRRARWSPPAAAAESPPRRVSPTHLHGGVSACGARGTRARPRHLSARRSALPSLRPAPARGPRPRPQARARRRAPSLPEEAAGLRRTPAVPGAEGRARVSPAARAAAYLGGGGGRRGAGSGRPDSEFSSKAPSRSSKAALMLSRYELGRCLSVSPSLTRPRVPHRALWMLLKETSPTLTAQPPFQEAKME; encoded by the exons ATGCGAGGGGACGAGCCCGCCGCGGGGGCGGTCGCGGCTCTCCCGGCGGCCGCTCTGCGGGGAAACACAAAAGGGGGCGGGGGAAGGAGGCGTCAGGTCCCCGGCCGGCCCGAGGTCTGCCCCGCCGCCGCGCCCCTCCGAGCCCCCCGACGCGCCCGCTGGTCCCCGCCAGCCGCGGCCGCCGAGTCCCCACCCCGCAGAGTTTCTCCGACGCACCTACACGGCGG AGTCAGCGCCTGCGGCGCTCGGGGGACCAGGGCCAGACCCCGCCACCTGTCGGCCCGTCGCAGCGCCCTCCCCTCGCTCCGGCCCGCGCCGGCCCGGGGTCCCcgtccccgcccccaggcccggGCGAGGCGCCGAGCCCCTAGCCTGCCCGAGGAGGCGGCCGGACTCCGGAGGACCCCCGCTGTCCCGGGAGCGGAGGGACGGGCGCGCGTGAGCCCGGCGGCCAGGGCAGCCGCTtacctgggaggaggtgggggaaggcgCGGGGCCGGGAGCGGGCGCCCAG ACAGTGAATTTAGCAGCAAAGCTCCCTCCCGAAGTTCTAAAGCTGCGCTGATGCTGAGTAGATATGAGCTGGGGCGGTGCTTGTCTGTTTCTCCATCCTTAACACGCCCTAGG GTCCCACATAGAGCATTATGGATGCTGCTGAAAGAAACCTCACCAACTCTTACAGCTCAGCCGCCGTTTCAGGAAGCAAAGATGGAATGA